One Jeotgalibaca porci genomic region harbors:
- a CDS encoding PTS mannose/fructose/sorbose/N-acetylgalactosamine transporter subunit IIC, whose product MQLEFFQILLLTIFSFWAINDSLISNTLTQPVIAGFITGLIMGDTTIGLMVGGTLQLMQLGIAAFGGASIPDYFTGAVIGTVFAIISGEGAEFGIGLAVPVSLLMLQLDVVARLGNVFLLHRVDAAIEKMQDKKIPGLVLAGSIFWGLSRALPIFLMLVVGDSVVITITENIPMWLMNGLKTAGGVLPVVGVAILLRYMPTKSYLPYLLIGFFLAAYLNIPMLGISMIGLVASLFVYNSDNNKSVNGQGNVQTATQGTFEGGFDGDE is encoded by the coding sequence ATGCAACTAGAATTCTTTCAAATACTATTACTTACTATTTTTTCATTCTGGGCAATCAATGATTCATTGATATCCAATACTTTAACGCAACCTGTTATCGCAGGTTTCATCACTGGTCTTATTATGGGAGACACAACGATCGGTCTGATGGTCGGGGGAACATTGCAACTGATGCAATTGGGAATCGCTGCTTTTGGTGGGGCGAGTATACCTGACTACTTTACAGGTGCTGTTATCGGTACTGTTTTTGCTATTATTTCAGGTGAAGGGGCAGAGTTCGGAATTGGACTTGCTGTTCCTGTTTCACTACTGATGTTGCAACTGGATGTTGTGGCGCGTCTGGGTAACGTCTTCTTGTTACACCGTGTAGATGCTGCCATTGAAAAAATGCAAGACAAAAAAATTCCGGGTCTTGTTTTGGCAGGCTCAATTTTCTGGGGCTTAAGCCGTGCTTTACCAATATTCTTGATGCTTGTGGTTGGAGATTCTGTTGTTATTACCATTACTGAAAATATTCCAATGTGGTTGATGAATGGCTTGAAGACAGCTGGTGGCGTTCTGCCGGTAGTCGGGGTTGCGATTTTATTACGCTATATGCCAACTAAAAGTTATCTGCCTTACCTATTAATCGGATTTTTCCTAGCTGCATACTTGAACATTCCAATGTTGGGAATTTCAATGATTGGTTTAGTAGCTTCATTGTTCGTTTATAACAGCGATAATAATAAATCTGTAAACGGCCAAGGTAACGTTCAAACGGCAACACAAGGTACTTTTGAAGGAGGATTTGATGGGGATGAATAA
- a CDS encoding MFS transporter, with protein MNKNKKHWLVVAILCGFTACFSIPINLSGVFLSPVATDLGFQRGDFSFHATLTLFICAISSLCVPRLMEKFRLKYILIVAAVLSGVPNIMMGFAQHLWEFNLWGGIRGIGVGLISTVPVAIILNHWFHKYHGVVMSLVLSFSGVTGAVLTPIFTQFIFQFGWRNTYFISGAFMILLLLPGILIPFKINPVLEGLEPLGMGEVHSKDSVTHASHVSKNVFNRKMFIAVTVVAILHTAITGLGQHLPGFSESTGYSSEIGAMMLAVAMIGNIFFKLSVGAISDRLNAVVANLLMIACGLLSVILFMIQTGPTLLFVGAFFFGATLAIPTVGISLLTKELLGNVYFNKVFPLISFGLATSGALSISLVGYLFDLSGSYTPALLLTAGINILTILLLLMMTVKTKKK; from the coding sequence ATGAACAAGAATAAAAAGCATTGGCTGGTTGTTGCGATTTTATGTGGCTTTACCGCCTGTTTCAGTATTCCGATTAATTTGAGTGGGGTCTTTTTATCACCTGTGGCAACGGATCTCGGTTTCCAACGGGGAGATTTCTCGTTTCATGCAACACTCACATTATTTATTTGTGCTATTTCATCTTTATGTGTTCCTCGTTTAATGGAAAAATTTCGACTTAAATATATTTTAATCGTAGCCGCTGTACTTTCCGGTGTACCGAACATTATGATGGGCTTTGCCCAACATTTGTGGGAATTTAATCTTTGGGGTGGTATTCGAGGTATTGGGGTCGGTTTGATTTCGACGGTGCCGGTCGCGATTATTTTGAATCATTGGTTTCACAAATATCATGGTGTCGTGATGAGCCTTGTATTAAGTTTCAGTGGGGTAACTGGAGCGGTGTTGACGCCTATTTTCACTCAATTTATTTTCCAATTTGGCTGGCGAAATACGTACTTCATCTCTGGGGCGTTTATGATTCTTTTATTGCTCCCAGGAATTCTTATTCCATTTAAGATAAATCCGGTATTGGAAGGATTAGAGCCGCTTGGTATGGGTGAAGTTCACAGTAAGGATTCTGTTACTCATGCATCGCATGTATCTAAGAATGTCTTTAATAGAAAAATGTTTATCGCAGTTACCGTCGTTGCAATACTGCATACTGCCATTACAGGGCTCGGACAGCATCTCCCAGGTTTCTCGGAATCGACGGGGTATAGCTCGGAAATTGGGGCGATGATGTTAGCGGTGGCAATGATAGGAAATATCTTTTTTAAATTATCCGTTGGGGCAATCAGCGATCGCTTAAACGCGGTTGTGGCGAACTTATTGATGATTGCATGCGGTTTATTATCCGTCATTCTATTTATGATCCAAACCGGGCCAACATTATTATTTGTGGGGGCTTTCTTCTTCGGAGCGACACTTGCGATTCCCACAGTTGGTATTTCATTGTTAACGAAAGAGTTACTTGGAAACGTCTATTTTAATAAAGTATTTCCGCTTATTTCATTCGGCCTTGCGACGAGCGGAGCCTTATCTATTTCTTTGGTAGGGTACCTATTTGATTTATCAGGGTCATATACTCCGGCCTTACTACTAACGGCAGGGATTAACATCCTGACTATTTTGTTACTATTGATGATGACGGTGAAGACTAAAAAGAAGTAA
- a CDS encoding PTS system mannose/fructose/sorbose family transporter subunit IID, whose translation MNKTVDNKITKKDLTKMSWRYILGSQLNWNYERMMSSGYLYAILPALKKIYGDKPEQYKDMMETHNQFFNTNANFGNLILGIDIAIEEQDGYESKETIVALKTALMGSLAGVGDSLFHVIWGTIFGSIAASLAQQGSSAGVIMWIVANMILMYGRSLLLPLGYRQGVKLVTTLKDKLTSFTNAATVLGITVIGALIPTVVRATVPYVYENQGVELVLQDTVDAIMPGLVPAALVGLTYWMLGRKGLNSTRVIWIILILSIVLRSLNILA comes from the coding sequence ATGAATAAGACAGTGGATAACAAAATTACCAAAAAAGATCTAACGAAAATGAGTTGGAGGTATATCTTAGGAAGCCAATTGAACTGGAACTATGAACGGATGATGAGTTCAGGTTATCTGTACGCGATTCTACCAGCATTGAAAAAAATCTACGGTGACAAACCAGAACAATACAAAGATATGATGGAAACACATAACCAATTCTTTAACACCAACGCGAACTTCGGTAACTTGATTTTGGGTATTGATATCGCGATTGAAGAGCAAGATGGTTACGAATCAAAAGAAACAATCGTTGCTTTGAAGACTGCCTTGATGGGATCTTTGGCCGGAGTTGGAGATTCACTTTTCCACGTTATCTGGGGAACAATTTTTGGTTCGATCGCAGCGAGCCTTGCACAACAAGGTAGCTCTGCCGGTGTTATCATGTGGATTGTTGCTAATATGATATTGATGTATGGTCGTTCATTGCTACTACCTTTGGGTTACAGACAAGGTGTGAAGCTCGTTACAACGCTTAAAGATAAATTGACTTCATTTACTAATGCTGCAACCGTTTTAGGGATTACGGTAATTGGTGCTTTGATTCCAACGGTTGTCCGCGCAACAGTTCCTTACGTTTATGAAAATCAAGGCGTTGAACTGGTTTTACAAGATACAGTGGATGCGATAATGCCAGGCTTGGTCCCAGCAGCATTGGTTGGTTTGACGTACTGGATGTTAGGCAGAAAAGGACTGAACTCAACACGTGTGATTTGGATTATCTTGATTCTCTCAATCGTCTTGAGAAGTCTTAATATTCTAGCGTAA
- a CDS encoding right-handed parallel beta-helix repeat-containing protein, translated as MNYHVSMQGNDQASGTLEQPFLTISHAAKVAMPGDTVVVHAGVYREWVNPANGGTFDQRITYKSAGDGEVVITGAERITDWEAEGENVWRTEVPNALFTVRNPYEVELSGDWLFDGDLKAHLGDVYLDYKSLYECGSIAEVKNPEVWSEAKYPEDSLLKWYGEVGPSTTTIWANFGGKDPRTENVEINVRPHCFWPEKSGLDYITVSGFTLRQASPQWAPPTAYQEGLIGPHWSKGWIIENNIISESKSVGVSLGTKIGTGHKKYSGKHKKGGTQREQEVILQALHSGWHKDNVGSHIVRGNVIHDCEQAGIVGHMGCAFSEIYQNHIYNVHHKRLRHGAEVAGIKLHAALDTMISENKIHSSYRGIWLDWQAQGTRINQNILFDNLSEDLFIEVCHGPYMVDNNLFLSPMNFRNMAQGGSFVHNLFAGRFVVQSELSRITPYHFPHETAMAGFSNISSGDDRYYNNIFLGDGETKVDPVPITFFEHLPLKPREVPEDDGKTVMDGVPDDSICYLYPVGLGSYDKHPNAKDKQLWEYTKDDLIALGDAAKDFFVGNAVLPVAMDGNLYLNAALPSNHEPEATVLEKSGFEITTDPTAGTVHVTITDSGFVRGTGAVTVSTDLLGKTYHADMAFEKPDGSAYYFDTDLFGNKRTEMTPGPFEITEAQVFEL; from the coding sequence ATGAACTATCACGTATCAATGCAAGGAAATGATCAAGCTAGTGGAACGCTGGAACAACCTTTTCTAACAATTTCTCACGCTGCGAAAGTGGCAATGCCGGGCGATACCGTTGTGGTGCATGCCGGCGTTTACCGTGAATGGGTAAATCCTGCGAATGGTGGAACGTTCGACCAACGTATTACTTATAAATCCGCTGGGGACGGCGAAGTGGTGATTACCGGTGCCGAACGCATCACCGATTGGGAAGCTGAAGGCGAAAATGTTTGGCGAACAGAAGTGCCGAACGCCCTCTTCACAGTCCGTAATCCTTATGAAGTGGAATTAAGCGGTGATTGGTTATTCGATGGGGACTTGAAAGCACATCTGGGCGATGTCTATTTAGATTACAAATCACTTTATGAATGTGGTAGTATCGCGGAAGTAAAAAATCCTGAAGTCTGGTCGGAAGCGAAATATCCAGAAGACTCACTGTTGAAATGGTACGGCGAAGTAGGACCTTCTACAACAACTATTTGGGCAAACTTTGGCGGAAAAGATCCGCGTACTGAAAATGTTGAAATTAACGTCCGCCCGCATTGTTTCTGGCCGGAAAAATCAGGTCTTGACTACATTACCGTAAGCGGATTCACTTTGCGCCAAGCTTCTCCGCAATGGGCGCCACCGACTGCTTATCAAGAAGGTTTAATTGGGCCGCATTGGAGTAAGGGCTGGATTATTGAAAATAACATTATTTCTGAATCAAAAAGTGTCGGTGTCAGCCTGGGAACTAAAATTGGGACCGGACATAAAAAGTATTCGGGTAAACACAAAAAAGGCGGTACGCAGCGGGAACAGGAAGTTATTCTGCAAGCTTTGCATTCCGGTTGGCATAAAGATAATGTCGGCAGCCATATCGTCCGCGGAAACGTCATTCATGACTGTGAGCAAGCCGGTATTGTTGGGCATATGGGGTGCGCCTTCAGTGAAATTTACCAAAACCATATTTACAACGTCCATCACAAACGCTTACGGCACGGTGCGGAAGTTGCGGGGATCAAACTGCATGCTGCGTTGGATACAATGATCAGTGAAAATAAAATCCACAGTAGTTACCGGGGAATTTGGTTAGACTGGCAAGCGCAAGGAACGCGCATCAATCAAAATATTTTATTTGATAACCTGTCTGAGGACTTATTTATTGAAGTATGTCACGGCCCTTACATGGTTGATAACAATCTCTTCCTATCACCAATGAACTTTAGAAACATGGCGCAAGGCGGTTCTTTTGTACATAACCTATTCGCAGGTCGCTTCGTTGTGCAATCGGAGTTGTCACGGATTACGCCGTACCATTTCCCGCATGAAACCGCGATGGCAGGCTTTTCAAATATTTCGAGTGGAGATGACCGCTATTATAACAACATTTTCTTAGGCGATGGCGAAACGAAAGTCGATCCGGTCCCGATTACATTCTTTGAGCATTTACCGCTTAAACCGCGCGAAGTGCCTGAAGATGATGGAAAAACAGTGATGGACGGTGTTCCGGACGATTCGATTTGTTACTTGTACCCTGTCGGTCTGGGCAGTTACGACAAACATCCAAATGCCAAAGATAAACAATTATGGGAATACACGAAGGACGACCTGATTGCTCTAGGTGATGCTGCGAAAGACTTCTTCGTCGGAAATGCCGTACTGCCGGTTGCGATGGATGGAAATTTGTATTTGAACGCGGCTCTACCAAGCAACCATGAACCAGAGGCAACAGTCTTGGAGAAGAGTGGCTTTGAAATTACTACCGATCCGACTGCTGGAACTGTTCATGTGACAATCACTGATTCTGGTTTCGTGCGCGGAACCGGAGCGGTAACTGTTTCAACCGATTTATTGGGTAAAACGTATCACGCCGACATGGCATTCGAAAAGCCGGACGGATCAGCGTATTACTTTGATACAGATTTATTCGGGAATAAACGGACAGAAATGACTCCGGGCCCGTTCGAAATTACTGAAGCACAGGTATTCGAACTTTAG
- a CDS encoding glycoside hydrolase family 35 protein, translated as MKTFEIKEEFILNGSPVKLISGAIHYFRMMPSQWEDSLYNLKALGANTVETYIPWNIHEPVEGQFDFENEKNIFKFIEKAEELGLLVILRPSAYICAEWEFGGMPAWLLNIPNIRLRSTDNRFMEKVENYFGHLLPKLAPYQVTEGGPVIMMQIENEYGSYGMEKEYLRQTKTIMQNCGIDVPLFTADGTWNEVLDSGSLIEDDIFVTGNFGSKSKENTDVLKAFMERHNKKWPLMCMEFWDGWFNRWGEDIVRRDAEDLARDVKEMLEVGSLNLYMFHGGTNFGFNNGSSARGTTDLPQVTSYDYDALLTEEGQPTEKYYAVQRVIKEVCPDVWQAEPRCKTTKALGEYPVTAAVSLFNTVTDIANSIKSAYPLRMEEAGSGYGYILYKLALKNYRRENRLRVIEASDRIHVYLNEEKIKTQTQHEIGEDILLEEINEDANLNIAILLENQGRVNYGHKLNAPTQSKGIRGGVMYDIHFHQGFEQFYLELDAEQLNLIDYTKESDYTAPSFYKFTPEMTEVADTYIDCSKYGKGVIFINGFNLGRYWERGPHASLYCPKDLLKVGKNEIVVFETEGVLIEDLNFVDKPVYK; from the coding sequence ATGAAGACTTTTGAGATTAAAGAAGAATTTATCTTGAACGGCAGTCCGGTTAAATTAATCAGTGGGGCCATTCATTATTTCCGGATGATGCCCAGCCAATGGGAAGACAGCTTATATAACCTAAAGGCACTGGGTGCTAATACGGTTGAGACGTATATCCCTTGGAATATCCACGAACCTGTAGAAGGACAATTTGATTTTGAAAATGAAAAAAATATTTTTAAGTTTATCGAAAAAGCTGAGGAGTTAGGGCTTCTCGTTATCTTACGTCCATCCGCATACATTTGTGCTGAGTGGGAATTTGGTGGGATGCCAGCATGGCTACTGAATATTCCTAATATTCGTCTGCGTTCAACCGACAACCGCTTTATGGAAAAAGTTGAAAACTACTTTGGGCATCTACTGCCAAAGTTAGCACCTTACCAAGTAACAGAAGGTGGACCGGTCATTATGATGCAAATTGAAAATGAATACGGTTCTTACGGCATGGAAAAAGAGTATTTGCGCCAAACGAAAACAATTATGCAAAACTGTGGCATCGACGTTCCGTTATTTACCGCTGATGGGACTTGGAATGAAGTATTGGATTCGGGAAGTTTGATTGAAGATGATATTTTCGTGACGGGGAACTTTGGTAGTAAATCAAAAGAAAATACGGACGTCCTGAAAGCATTCATGGAGCGCCATAATAAAAAATGGCCATTGATGTGTATGGAATTTTGGGATGGCTGGTTCAACCGTTGGGGCGAAGATATTGTACGCCGCGATGCAGAGGACTTGGCACGCGATGTCAAAGAAATGCTGGAAGTGGGTTCTTTGAACTTGTATATGTTCCACGGCGGGACGAACTTTGGTTTCAACAACGGCAGTTCAGCGCGCGGCACGACTGATTTACCGCAAGTAACCAGTTATGATTACGATGCACTTCTGACTGAAGAAGGGCAACCAACAGAGAAATATTATGCCGTACAACGTGTGATTAAAGAAGTGTGTCCGGATGTTTGGCAAGCAGAACCACGCTGCAAAACGACGAAGGCTTTGGGAGAGTATCCAGTAACGGCTGCAGTTAGTTTATTTAACACAGTAACAGATATCGCTAATTCGATCAAATCAGCCTATCCGCTTCGTATGGAAGAAGCTGGCAGTGGTTACGGCTACATATTGTACAAACTGGCACTTAAAAATTATCGTCGTGAAAATCGATTGCGTGTAATCGAAGCGAGCGACCGGATTCATGTTTATCTGAATGAAGAAAAAATCAAAACTCAGACGCAACATGAAATTGGTGAAGATATTCTTCTTGAAGAAATAAATGAAGATGCAAACTTAAATATTGCGATTCTTCTGGAAAACCAAGGAAGAGTAAACTACGGACACAAGCTAAATGCTCCGACACAATCAAAAGGAATTCGCGGGGGTGTGATGTATGACATTCATTTCCATCAAGGATTTGAACAATTTTATTTAGAACTGGATGCGGAACAACTAAACTTGATTGATTACACGAAAGAAAGTGATTATACTGCACCGTCATTTTATAAATTTACACCTGAAATGACAGAAGTCGCCGATACGTATATCGACTGTTCGAAATACGGAAAAGGCGTGATTTTTATAAATGGCTTTAACTTGGGTAGATACTGGGAAAGAGGGCCACATGCGTCCTTGTACTGTCCAAAAGATTTATTGAAAGTGGGCAAGAATGAGATTGTGGTATTCGAAACAGAAGGTGTTCTGATCGAGGATTTGAATTTCGTTGACAAACCGGTTTACAAATAA
- a CDS encoding VanZ family protein, which produces MQTTISGLVLIPFFLLTVFYVMKYKVKGTLTIYQKITVISCIFYSFAVIYLTFFPFQIQTGMYANQAPWKSRINFDPVVDLSALPNLIMLAPLAVYYFLMKKSASLFKVIRFSFLVSLGIEFLQFLTNYFLGGWRGADVADVVVNTLGAVMGYLIVREVYKNAHPDSVIHEFRLN; this is translated from the coding sequence ATGCAAACGACTATATCAGGTTTAGTACTTATTCCATTTTTTTTACTTACTGTTTTTTATGTCATGAAATATAAAGTAAAAGGCACGCTTACGATTTATCAAAAAATAACAGTGATTTCTTGTATTTTTTACAGTTTCGCAGTTATTTACCTGACCTTTTTCCCCTTCCAAATTCAAACCGGGATGTACGCAAACCAAGCACCATGGAAAAGTCGAATTAATTTTGACCCTGTTGTGGACCTGTCCGCCCTTCCGAACTTGATTATGTTGGCGCCTTTAGCGGTTTACTACTTCTTGATGAAAAAAAGCGCTTCGCTTTTCAAAGTGATTCGTTTCAGTTTTTTAGTTAGCTTGGGAATTGAATTCCTCCAATTTTTGACAAACTACTTCCTTGGCGGCTGGCGTGGTGCCGATGTCGCAGATGTAGTGGTCAATACACTTGGTGCGGTGATGGGTTACTTGATTGTCAGAGAAGTTTACAAAAATGCCCACCCAGATTCCGTGATCCATGAATTTCGTTTGAACTAA
- a CDS encoding DUF4298 domain-containing protein gives MDNSERISTMEKHMNDYNYALSRLEDALDQFEKKQTDLAVLSEYYGSETWYADRESDDEGKLPPTLARGVLTEDLIFNALIDNKNIAIKLLEVATKIIKER, from the coding sequence ATGGATAATAGCGAACGCATCAGTACGATGGAAAAACATATGAACGACTATAATTATGCGTTGTCGCGTTTGGAAGATGCATTGGATCAGTTTGAAAAGAAGCAGACGGACCTTGCAGTCTTAAGTGAATACTACGGTAGTGAAACGTGGTATGCTGATAGAGAAAGTGATGATGAAGGAAAGCTCCCCCCTACTTTGGCTCGCGGTGTTTTAACAGAGGATCTTATTTTCAATGCCTTGATAGATAACAAGAATATTGCAATCAAGTTGCTGGAAGTGGCGACTAAGATTATTAAAGAACGGTAA
- a CDS encoding GntR family transcriptional regulator, with protein MTLPKYELIKQDLLKEIQDHKFSPGDKFYSESELKSRYSVSSITVVKALNELAAAGYLYRVQGKGTFVSKAKMGATVKFSDIENHALDTESVTVLSIEEKNDPDILKELGLAADQSYVQIVRVRKTMNQPFLIHFTHLSPDLVKMPIKNKDAYSSIYERVRKDFGIDMYTLASTETNEIIFPEDPEILNSLVLSFREPVVVQKKHSYLSDGTIAEYVVSYKHWKYFKTKIEVEALI; from the coding sequence ATGACATTACCGAAATACGAACTCATTAAACAAGATTTACTAAAAGAAATCCAAGACCATAAATTTTCACCCGGTGATAAATTTTATTCTGAATCCGAGCTGAAATCGCGATACAGCGTTAGTTCCATTACAGTTGTTAAAGCTTTGAATGAACTGGCAGCTGCTGGTTATTTGTACCGTGTCCAAGGGAAAGGTACATTCGTTTCAAAGGCGAAAATGGGTGCAACTGTCAAATTTTCAGATATTGAAAATCACGCGCTGGATACGGAATCTGTCACAGTACTATCTATTGAAGAAAAGAACGATCCGGATATTTTGAAAGAGCTGGGTCTGGCAGCTGATCAATCTTATGTACAGATTGTACGGGTTCGAAAAACTATGAACCAGCCCTTCCTCATCCATTTTACACATTTGTCGCCTGATCTGGTTAAAATGCCAATCAAGAATAAAGATGCTTACTCAAGTATCTACGAAAGAGTAAGAAAAGATTTTGGCATTGATATGTATACACTCGCTTCAACGGAGACGAATGAGATTATCTTTCCAGAAGATCCAGAAATTTTGAATAGCCTAGTCTTGAGTTTCCGTGAGCCTGTCGTTGTGCAAAAGAAACACTCTTATCTTAGCGATGGTACGATAGCTGAATATGTCGTCAGTTACAAACATTGGAAATATTTCAAAACGAAAATTGAAGTAGAAGCTTTAATTTAA
- a CDS encoding nucleoside deaminase, producing the protein MISKNDLDYLARCVALAQEALDKGDEPFGSLLVSEDGRVLFEDHNHVAGGDHTQHPEFAIARWAAQNMTPEKRKKAVVYTSGEHCPMCAAAHGWVGLGRIVYASSSKQLAEWNKEMGNPQSPVYNLAIEEVIRDADVAGPVPELAAKVKEMHLELQRRKKNG; encoded by the coding sequence ATGATTTCGAAGAATGATTTGGATTATTTAGCACGCTGTGTGGCGTTAGCGCAGGAGGCTTTGGACAAGGGCGATGAACCATTTGGATCACTACTGGTTTCTGAAGACGGGAGGGTTTTATTTGAAGACCATAATCATGTGGCTGGCGGAGATCATACGCAGCATCCAGAATTCGCAATTGCGCGTTGGGCTGCTCAAAATATGACACCTGAGAAGCGTAAAAAAGCCGTGGTGTATACTTCGGGCGAGCATTGTCCCATGTGTGCGGCTGCGCATGGCTGGGTCGGGTTGGGCCGTATTGTTTACGCCAGTTCTTCCAAGCAATTGGCTGAGTGGAACAAAGAAATGGGTAACCCCCAGTCCCCTGTTTATAATTTAGCGATTGAAGAAGTGATTCGGGATGCGGATGTCGCCGGCCCCGTTCCAGAACTGGCTGCCAAAGTTAAAGAAATGCATTTGGAATTGCAAAGGAGGAAGAAGAATGGATAA
- a CDS encoding PTS mannose/fructose/sorbose transporter subunit IIAB: MKNIVLVSHGLLAEGVKSSLEMIAGKQPNLHTISLTPDGDNLQFGEELEEKMKTFAGKTIIIADLLGGTPANVSLQKYMDNPDVEIMSGLSLPVALECVLGGDRTPTAILASAKETMVDLKASAEEVIQAPDVLENNLSQYEAFAGQANIVNARIDERLIHGQVAGIWSSTLKTQRLMVINDAAAENTLQKTSLRMAAPKSMRLSVLTVQDAVNNINAGKYGKQRLFLIFKKPSDVLKFIELGGKLEHVTVGNMSFETGNREITKNIYITEEEAHIFAAISNSGVNITAQLVPSEPATDFMKKLTNKEK; this comes from the coding sequence ATGAAAAATATCGTTTTAGTAAGCCACGGATTATTGGCAGAAGGTGTAAAGTCTTCATTAGAAATGATCGCGGGTAAGCAACCCAACCTTCACACCATCTCACTAACTCCAGATGGCGATAACCTACAATTTGGCGAAGAATTAGAAGAGAAAATGAAAACCTTTGCAGGTAAAACAATCATTATTGCGGACTTGTTGGGAGGAACACCTGCGAACGTTTCGTTGCAAAAGTACATGGATAACCCGGATGTAGAAATTATGAGTGGCTTGTCTTTACCAGTTGCTTTGGAATGTGTCTTGGGCGGTGATCGCACACCCACTGCGATTCTAGCATCTGCAAAAGAAACAATGGTTGATTTGAAGGCATCTGCTGAGGAAGTTATTCAAGCACCGGATGTCTTGGAAAATAATTTGTCTCAATATGAAGCATTTGCCGGGCAAGCGAACATTGTTAATGCCCGTATAGACGAGCGGTTGATTCACGGGCAGGTAGCTGGTATTTGGTCAAGTACGTTGAAAACACAACGTTTGATGGTTATTAACGACGCTGCTGCTGAGAATACATTGCAAAAAACATCTCTACGTATGGCTGCGCCAAAATCAATGCGTCTATCTGTATTGACGGTTCAAGATGCAGTGAACAACATCAATGCCGGTAAATATGGTAAACAAAGACTGTTTTTAATTTTCAAAAAACCAAGTGATGTTTTAAAATTCATCGAATTAGGTGGAAAATTGGAACATGTAACCGTTGGAAACATGAGTTTCGAAACAGGCAACCGCGAAATCACGAAAAATATTTACATTACGGAAGAAGAAGCACATATATTTGCAGCTATTTCAAATAGTGGTGTGAATATAACAGCACAATTGGTTCCAAGCGAACCGGCAACAGATTTCATGAAAAAACTAACGAATAAGGAGAAATAA
- a CDS encoding 3-deoxy-7-phosphoheptulonate synthase → MSFEALSKHVNIDTIKAITQLSEEAAAMKAARDTELKAIIEGKDKRILLIIGPCSADNEEAVLEYARRLAVLQEEVKDKIFVVQRVYTNKPRTNGDGYKGMMHQSDPSGEINLIRGMVAVRRMHNRVITETGLTTADEMLYPDNLMFIEDLVSYHAVGARSVENQQHRFVASGIDHPTGMKNPTSGNMKVMFNAVYAAQQKQELMYNGLDVETSSNPLAHVILRGALKESGEIIPNYHYEDLMKTINLYKESELKNPFVIIDTNHDNSGKKFDQQLRIVQEVLMNRKWNEEINDYVRGFMIESYLKDGRQEPGGQEFGQSITDPCIGWDKTEELVRFIASHTQVN, encoded by the coding sequence ATGAGTTTTGAAGCATTAAGCAAACATGTAAACATTGATACAATCAAAGCAATTACTCAGTTATCTGAGGAAGCTGCAGCTATGAAAGCAGCTCGTGATACCGAACTGAAAGCAATTATCGAAGGTAAGGACAAGCGTATTCTCTTAATTATTGGGCCTTGTTCTGCAGATAATGAAGAAGCGGTGTTAGAATATGCACGCCGTTTAGCTGTTTTGCAAGAAGAAGTAAAAGACAAGATTTTCGTCGTGCAACGTGTTTATACAAATAAACCGCGAACGAACGGTGACGGCTACAAAGGTATGATGCACCAATCAGATCCAAGCGGGGAAATCAACCTCATTCGTGGGATGGTGGCGGTTCGTCGAATGCACAACCGAGTCATTACCGAAACGGGTCTGACAACTGCCGACGAAATGCTGTATCCCGATAATCTAATGTTTATTGAAGATTTAGTCAGTTATCATGCGGTTGGCGCGCGGTCGGTTGAAAACCAACAGCATCGCTTCGTAGCAAGTGGGATTGACCATCCAACCGGAATGAAGAATCCAACTAGCGGCAACATGAAAGTGATGTTCAATGCGGTATATGCCGCGCAACAAAAACAGGAATTGATGTACAACGGTCTGGATGTCGAGACAAGTTCGAATCCTTTGGCACACGTTATTTTACGCGGTGCTCTTAAAGAAAGCGGCGAAATCATTCCGAACTATCATTACGAAGATTTAATGAAGACGATTAATCTTTACAAGGAAAGCGAACTGAAGAATCCGTTTGTTATTATTGATACGAACCATGACAACTCCGGTAAAAAGTTCGATCAACAACTGCGTATCGTGCAAGAAGTACTGATGAACCGGAAATGGAATGAAGAAATCAATGACTATGTCCGTGGCTTCATGATTGAAAGTTATCTGAAAGATGGACGTCAAGAACCGGGCGGCCAAGAATTCGGCCAGTCCATCACAGATCCTTGTATCGGCTGGGATAAAACAGAAGAGTTGGTTCGCTTCATTGCGTCCCATACACAAGTAAACTAG